A window of Fictibacillus halophilus contains these coding sequences:
- a CDS encoding GNAT family N-acetyltransferase: protein MTQNQVKIAELNAENWYECCFLEVADDQMSHIEPNAVSIAQSKFEPSLKPYAIFLEDKTVGFLMFNSMEEELDGYWIYRIMIDKNYQQKGIGKIATQLMIDEMKTLLNPKVIVVGYHPENKGAHQLYESLGFVDKGDRFGKEMAVVLEI from the coding sequence ATGACACAAAACCAAGTGAAAATCGCAGAATTAAATGCAGAAAATTGGTATGAATGTTGCTTTTTAGAAGTAGCAGATGATCAGATGAGCCATATCGAACCTAACGCAGTTTCCATAGCTCAATCCAAATTTGAACCAAGCTTAAAGCCTTACGCTATCTTTTTGGAAGATAAAACAGTTGGATTTCTTATGTTCAACTCAATGGAAGAAGAATTAGATGGGTATTGGATTTATCGGATTATGATCGATAAAAATTATCAGCAAAAAGGAATTGGTAAGATCGCAACACAGTTGATGATTGATGAAATGAAGACTTTGTTAAATCCTAAAGTAATTGTAGTGGGGTATCACCCGGAGAATAAGGGAGCACATCAACTGTATGAGAGCTTAGGATTTGTTGATAAAGGTGATAGGTTTGGCAAAGAAATGGCTGTAGTGCTAGAAATTTAA
- a CDS encoding YrrS family protein, which translates to MRRSERKKSKKRNVVLFSALGAILLALLFLPKDTLLLGSEEEPRKEKTNQEPKHKVVKLQPDNESAYEDEESEEKEGNNNDKAKKQEPSEEIGIDPEKEADKKKKAEKAEAEKKEQQASGDKPVLNEPIGTSQTGPHTSSYEEGSVDWNEKLKAIRLATGLDENMTVWKIGNGGSPQKSVAEVSPNKQPNEKYTVNLEWVDQKGWMVTSVQK; encoded by the coding sequence ATGAGAAGATCAGAACGCAAGAAGTCAAAAAAGAGAAATGTCGTTTTATTCAGTGCGTTAGGAGCTATTCTTTTAGCATTATTATTCTTGCCAAAAGATACGCTGCTGCTGGGTAGTGAAGAGGAGCCAAGGAAAGAAAAAACAAATCAAGAACCAAAACATAAAGTGGTAAAACTTCAGCCGGATAACGAAAGTGCTTATGAAGATGAGGAAAGTGAAGAAAAAGAAGGAAACAATAACGATAAAGCTAAAAAACAAGAACCATCTGAAGAGATTGGCATAGATCCTGAAAAAGAAGCGGATAAAAAGAAAAAAGCAGAAAAAGCTGAAGCGGAAAAGAAAGAACAACAAGCTTCAGGGGACAAACCTGTTCTAAACGAGCCGATCGGTACGTCACAAACAGGACCGCATACTTCTAGTTATGAAGAAGGCAGCGTGGATTGGAATGAAAAGCTAAAAGCGATTCGTCTTGCTACAGGACTCGATGAAAACATGACAGTGTGGAAGATCGGTAATGGCGGCAGTCCTCAAAAATCAGTTGCAGAAGTAAGTCCGAATAAACAGCCAAACGAAAAATACACCGTGAACCTCGAGTGGGTGGATCAAAAAGGCTGGATGGTGACGAGTGTTCAGAAGTAA
- a CDS encoding class I SAM-dependent methyltransferase encodes MKRDVDFEMYIKEVKKPFSGWDFSYITESGRMASGMLSWSYGSMVTPLIGKVSSMLDMGTGGGELLSKLQPFPAVVCATEGYLPNVPIARERLEPLGVKVFQIGDDDLLPFEDQTFDLIINKHESYSPLEVKRTLTDGGIFLTQQVGGSDCAEINTMLGYPINEEFLHWNLRFAENELLENGFEILEAKEEFPVQRFYDIGALLYYLEAIPWQVPGFKLEDSLEKLYHIHELIQINGYFEVKQHRFLVKARKK; translated from the coding sequence ATGAAACGTGATGTAGATTTTGAAATGTATATTAAGGAAGTTAAGAAACCATTCTCAGGGTGGGATTTTTCATATATAACTGAATCTGGTCGAATGGCAAGTGGAATGCTCTCGTGGTCTTATGGCAGTATGGTCACCCCTCTTATTGGTAAAGTATCATCGATGCTTGACATGGGCACTGGAGGTGGTGAACTTTTGTCCAAACTTCAACCGTTTCCAGCAGTAGTTTGTGCAACAGAAGGGTATCTGCCAAACGTTCCAATCGCAAGAGAACGTCTTGAACCTCTTGGAGTAAAAGTCTTTCAGATCGGTGACGACGATCTTCTTCCTTTTGAAGATCAGACGTTTGACCTTATCATTAATAAACACGAATCCTATTCTCCACTTGAAGTAAAGCGCACATTAACTGATGGTGGAATCTTTCTCACACAACAAGTCGGCGGTTCAGATTGTGCTGAGATTAATACTATGCTTGGCTATCCTATTAATGAAGAATTTTTACATTGGAATTTACGTTTTGCTGAAAATGAACTCCTGGAAAATGGATTTGAGATCTTAGAAGCGAAAGAAGAATTCCCTGTTCAGCGCTTTTATGATATAGGTGCCCTACTTTATTACTTAGAAGCCATACCTTGGCAGGTGCCAGGGTTTAAACTCGAAGATTCACTAGAAAAGCTTTATCACATTCATGAACTGATTCAAATCAATGGATACTTTGAAGTGAAACAGCACCGTTTTCTAGTAAAAGCGAGGAAAAAGTAA
- a CDS encoding DinB family protein: protein MTHHAMKMYDYHVWANKELFHRLSELGNDVYHQTVQSVFPSISKVVSHMSIVDQLWFHIISGINMTEALEIEKVESDTKSIEEIIKMFNESTNQYREYLNNQVDLDKILILDTPWAGRRETSISEMLMHISTHGVYHRGNITAMLRQNGYSSVTTDLTSYWYSDQ from the coding sequence ATGACACATCATGCTATGAAAATGTACGATTATCACGTTTGGGCGAACAAGGAGTTATTCCATCGGTTATCAGAACTTGGAAATGATGTGTATCATCAGACAGTGCAGAGTGTTTTCCCATCCATCTCGAAAGTAGTTTCACACATGTCCATCGTTGATCAGCTTTGGTTTCATATTATTTCAGGTATCAATATGACAGAAGCCCTCGAGATTGAAAAAGTTGAATCTGATACAAAGAGCATTGAGGAAATCATTAAGATGTTTAATGAATCAACCAATCAATATAGGGAGTATCTTAACAATCAAGTTGATTTGGATAAGATTTTAATACTGGATACGCCATGGGCGGGCCGTAGAGAAACGAGTATCTCTGAGATGTTGATGCATATCTCGACTCATGGTGTTTATCATCGCGGAAATATTACAGCTATGCTGCGTCAAAACGGTTATAGCTCAGTGACGACAGATTTAACCAGTTATTGGTATTCAGATCAATAA
- a CDS encoding polysaccharide deacetylase family protein codes for MKKIAIYVSFSIILLIGLAYSGLKLSSSRDFQFFGGLVTSADTSEKVVALTFDDGPTDNTNEILTILKEEEVKATFFVTGREIEENLKEAKEIVAAGHELGNHSYSHKRMVLKTPSYIKDEIETTDELIRKAGYEGKIQFRPPYGKKLIGLPYYLDKHDRETILWNIEPETYPEIASNSTKIEKHVSENIQPGSIILLHVMYDSRAASMNSVKGIITNLKKKGYTFKTVSEMVQ; via the coding sequence ATGAAGAAAATAGCGATATACGTAAGCTTTTCAATCATCCTATTGATTGGACTAGCGTACAGCGGTTTGAAGTTAAGCAGTTCGAGAGACTTTCAGTTTTTCGGAGGTTTAGTAACGAGTGCAGATACTTCTGAAAAGGTAGTTGCCTTAACATTCGATGATGGACCTACAGACAACACGAATGAAATTCTAACGATTTTAAAAGAAGAAGAAGTTAAAGCCACATTTTTTGTAACGGGAAGGGAGATAGAAGAGAACCTGAAAGAAGCAAAAGAAATTGTTGCAGCAGGACATGAGCTCGGAAACCATTCTTACTCTCATAAGCGAATGGTTTTGAAAACACCTTCTTATATTAAAGATGAGATTGAGACAACAGATGAGCTGATTCGCAAAGCAGGATATGAGGGGAAGATTCAATTTCGTCCACCATATGGTAAAAAGTTAATCGGACTGCCCTATTACTTAGATAAACATGATCGAGAAACAATTCTTTGGAACATAGAGCCGGAAACATATCCAGAAATAGCATCTAATTCTACCAAAATAGAGAAGCATGTGAGTGAAAATATTCAGCCAGGCTCAATCATTCTGCTTCATGTTATGTATGACAGCCGTGCAGCATCCATGAATTCTGTAAAGGGTATCATTACGAATTTGAAGAAAAAAGGGTATACGTTTAAAACAGTTTCTGAAATGGTTCAATAA
- a CDS encoding universal stress protein has protein sequence MLYTKILVAFDGSEGSFTALHNGNEIARHTGAELTLLYVTNEMVRPLYGGVHPGGVAISTVEVREAEILEQSHGEEILNRALGRVDPEIKKTTAILHGDPTATICGYADSHNIDLIVIGNRGHSGFKKLFLGSVSQKVVSNAHQPVLVSK, from the coding sequence ATGTTATATACCAAGATTCTGGTTGCTTTTGATGGCTCTGAAGGAAGTTTTACCGCTCTTCACAATGGTAATGAGATTGCACGGCATACAGGGGCTGAGTTAACGTTACTTTATGTAACCAATGAAATGGTTCGGCCTTTGTATGGTGGCGTACATCCAGGCGGAGTAGCGATTTCAACTGTAGAAGTAAGAGAAGCAGAAATTTTGGAGCAAAGTCATGGCGAAGAAATCCTAAACAGAGCTTTAGGAAGAGTTGATCCTGAAATAAAGAAAACGACAGCCATTTTGCACGGTGATCCAACTGCCACCATTTGTGGATATGCGGATAGCCATAACATCGATCTCATCGTCATCGGTAATCGTGGCCATAGCGGATTTAAAAAGCTTTTCTTAGGAAGCGTCAGTCAAAAAGTTGTTTCTAACGCACATCAACCTGTACTTGTTTCTAAATAA
- a CDS encoding phytoene desaturase family protein gives MNTFDVAIVGGGIAGLTSAVYLAQAGKSVVVLEKASKVGGRAQTTSKNGALFNLGGHALYRGGAAEKILNELQVNVSGAVPNTKGYAIWNGELFELPGSLAAMVKTKLLTWSGKTELVKVMLKLQTIYATTIPHMSLREWAEKEIKDPMVRNVFYALCRTSTYCIDYHQQLASAVIQQVKLGLKGVLYVNNGWQSIVENLRLKALEAGAIILTNKTVSSIQIGIQHQLYFADGGRMAVSDVILTAGPDQSMKLINEAEGTLLQKWSQQARPVYAACLDVALKKLPRSSHHFAIGIDQHILFSNHSRACSLSQDGEIVIQMIKYLGTKKEESANVHKQELESILDLMQPGWRKELVAQQFLPRMIVVQDTISVQDKQYFGPGVPEIPGLYIAGDGTGHGEMLVDTAFASAKRAAEAIIKNEGLNRLQREA, from the coding sequence ATGAATACATTTGATGTGGCGATTGTTGGTGGCGGCATAGCTGGTTTGACATCTGCCGTATATTTAGCACAAGCAGGAAAGTCTGTTGTGGTACTAGAAAAAGCTAGCAAAGTAGGCGGTCGTGCACAGACCACCTCAAAAAACGGAGCACTTTTTAACCTAGGTGGGCATGCATTATATAGAGGAGGAGCGGCTGAGAAGATTTTAAATGAGTTACAAGTAAATGTATCTGGAGCTGTACCAAATACAAAAGGATATGCGATCTGGAATGGAGAACTTTTTGAATTGCCAGGATCATTAGCTGCAATGGTAAAAACAAAACTTCTAACATGGTCTGGGAAGACGGAGCTTGTGAAGGTCATGTTGAAACTTCAAACCATTTATGCCACAACTATTCCGCATATGAGTTTGCGAGAATGGGCCGAAAAGGAAATAAAGGATCCTATGGTGCGTAACGTTTTTTACGCTTTATGCAGAACATCAACGTATTGCATAGACTACCATCAACAATTAGCGAGTGCTGTCATTCAACAAGTTAAATTAGGGCTAAAAGGTGTTCTGTATGTTAACAACGGCTGGCAATCCATCGTAGAAAACCTTCGCTTAAAGGCTTTGGAAGCAGGGGCAATTATTCTCACAAACAAGACGGTTTCCTCTATTCAAATCGGAATTCAACATCAATTATATTTTGCAGATGGGGGAAGGATGGCGGTCTCAGATGTAATTCTAACAGCAGGACCTGATCAATCAATGAAACTCATAAATGAAGCAGAAGGAACATTGCTTCAAAAGTGGAGTCAACAAGCACGTCCTGTATATGCTGCATGCCTAGATGTAGCTTTAAAAAAACTACCAAGATCGAGTCATCATTTTGCGATAGGGATCGACCAGCATATTCTGTTCTCTAACCACTCTAGAGCTTGTTCATTAAGTCAGGATGGTGAGATTGTTATTCAAATGATCAAATATTTAGGGACGAAGAAAGAAGAGAGTGCAAATGTTCATAAACAAGAGCTTGAGAGTATTTTAGATCTCATGCAGCCAGGATGGAGAAAAGAACTTGTAGCTCAGCAGTTTCTGCCAAGAATGATTGTAGTACAAGACACGATTAGCGTTCAAGATAAACAATACTTCGGTCCGGGTGTACCTGAAATACCAGGTCTCTACATTGCAGGAGACGGAACGGGACATGGAGAAATGTTGGTAGACACAGCATTTGCTAGTGCTAAAAGAGCAGCGGAAGCCATTATCAAGAATGAAGGACTAAATCGTTTGCAAAGGGAGGCTTAA
- a CDS encoding RNA polymerase sigma-70 factor yields the protein MNDVYPDQLFTTYRSLLFSLAFRMLGSVQDAEDILQEAYITWSEQTIDQIQNPKAYLCKIVTNRCMDLLKSARKQRETYVGPWLPEPLITDNKEDPALHYVMKESLSTAYLLLLEQLSETERAVFLLREVLQYEYDSISEVVGKSSSNCRQIFHRAKKAIGDHASDQVSPPKASALTEQFVSAVVSGNVTRLLSLLAVDATLLSDGGGKVKAAVFPIVGSERISRFYMGIMAKATEDFSFKFTNVNGEPGIVLYAENQVFGVLSLQIKNNLIQTIYWVVNPDKLTHLT from the coding sequence ATGAATGATGTTTATCCTGATCAGCTATTTACGACGTATAGGTCACTCTTGTTTTCATTAGCTTTTCGAATGCTAGGAAGTGTGCAAGATGCGGAAGATATCCTGCAAGAAGCGTACATTACTTGGAGTGAGCAAACCATAGATCAAATTCAAAATCCGAAAGCTTACCTTTGTAAAATCGTAACTAATCGCTGCATGGATCTGCTTAAATCTGCGCGGAAACAACGAGAAACATATGTAGGGCCATGGCTCCCAGAACCACTAATAACAGACAACAAAGAAGATCCAGCATTACATTATGTGATGAAAGAATCTCTTTCCACAGCATATTTGCTGTTATTAGAACAGTTATCAGAAACTGAACGTGCTGTGTTTTTGCTGAGAGAAGTTCTACAGTATGAGTATGATTCAATTTCAGAAGTGGTTGGAAAGAGCAGTTCGAACTGCAGACAGATTTTTCACCGCGCAAAAAAAGCGATAGGAGATCATGCATCTGACCAAGTGTCACCGCCTAAAGCATCCGCATTAACTGAACAATTTGTATCAGCGGTTGTTTCAGGAAATGTTACGAGACTATTAAGCTTGCTGGCAGTGGATGCGACATTATTATCAGATGGTGGCGGAAAAGTAAAAGCGGCTGTTTTTCCAATTGTTGGGTCAGAGCGGATTTCTCGTTTTTATATGGGAATTATGGCAAAAGCGACGGAAGACTTTTCATTCAAATTTACTAACGTAAATGGCGAACCAGGAATTGTACTGTATGCCGAAAATCAAGTATTTGGTGTTCTTTCACTACAGATTAAGAATAATCTCATCCAGACTATATATTGGGTAGTAAACCCTGACAAACTAACTCATCTTACTTAA
- a CDS encoding GNAT family N-acetyltransferase, with the protein MKPILIDFPTEFTTDRLLIRMPMPGDGKAMFQAISASLDELKPWLPFAHFEQTEEDVEVNIREAHLKFLSREDLRLLVFLKENGNLIASSGLHRINWEIPKFEIGYWLDSRYSGKGYMTEAVQGITEFAAKELKARRIEIRCDTRNIKSAAIPERLGFTLEGILRNDSMEIGSTTKLRDTSIYAKVF; encoded by the coding sequence ATGAAACCCATATTAATAGATTTCCCAACAGAATTCACAACTGATCGACTGCTGATCCGCATGCCTATGCCCGGAGACGGCAAAGCGATGTTCCAAGCTATAAGTGCTTCACTTGACGAATTAAAGCCATGGCTTCCTTTCGCACATTTTGAACAAACCGAGGAAGATGTAGAAGTGAATATTCGAGAAGCACATTTGAAGTTTCTAAGCAGGGAAGATCTGCGGCTACTTGTGTTTTTAAAAGAGAATGGTAACTTGATCGCATCATCAGGATTACACCGTATTAATTGGGAAATTCCAAAATTTGAGATCGGCTATTGGTTAGATTCTCGTTATTCAGGTAAGGGATACATGACAGAAGCAGTACAGGGTATCACGGAATTTGCTGCAAAAGAGCTAAAAGCGCGTCGAATTGAGATTCGCTGTGACACACGAAATATTAAAAGTGCAGCGATTCCTGAACGCTTAGGATTCACATTAGAAGGTATTCTTCGCAATGATTCAATGGAGATTGGTTCAACTACAAAACTTCGAGATACAAGTATTTATGCAAAAGTATTTTAA
- a CDS encoding HAD family hydrolase: protein MGVAVFFDLYETLITEWKNGRKKVKYSIEPLGLDKQIFKVEWDLRREQRMNGTFPDHQSVLRDILHSHGISPNLKAIEHVHQERLIAKNIPFQEIDSRVIELLQTIKSKGLKLGLISNAAPEEVDAWETCELSNYFNEVIFSYEARVAKPQKEIYQMACEKLGVTPEESIFIGDGGSDELRGATEAGMTALQATWFLPSVISEKATGYPKLKKPQDLLLHESMKFSKVY, encoded by the coding sequence TTGGGAGTAGCTGTTTTCTTTGATTTGTATGAAACGTTGATTACGGAGTGGAAAAATGGTCGGAAGAAAGTTAAGTATTCTATTGAACCATTAGGGTTAGATAAACAAATCTTTAAAGTAGAGTGGGATCTTAGAAGAGAGCAAAGAATGAATGGTACGTTTCCAGATCATCAGAGTGTGTTAAGAGATATATTACATTCGCATGGAATTTCACCAAATTTAAAAGCTATCGAGCATGTTCACCAAGAAAGATTGATAGCCAAGAACATTCCTTTTCAAGAAATAGATTCCCGCGTTATTGAGCTTCTTCAAACTATAAAGTCCAAAGGGTTAAAGCTTGGTCTGATCTCAAACGCTGCTCCTGAAGAGGTGGATGCATGGGAAACATGTGAGTTATCTAATTATTTTAATGAAGTAATTTTCTCTTATGAAGCACGAGTTGCGAAACCACAAAAAGAAATCTATCAAATGGCTTGTGAAAAGCTTGGTGTAACTCCTGAAGAATCTATTTTTATTGGTGATGGAGGATCCGACGAATTAAGGGGAGCAACTGAAGCAGGAATGACAGCACTTCAAGCGACCTGGTTTTTACCATCTGTGATCAGTGAGAAAGCTACAGGTTATCCAAAACTCAAAAAACCACAGGACTTACTGCTTCATGAGAGCATGAAATTTAGTAAAGTCTATTAA
- a CDS encoding MFS transporter: MRKLNSEWKFPALLLSAVGISYIGDFIYLVSLNLFIFAKTESVAAVAGLWLIGPLAGIVTSLWSGSLIDRLNKKTIMMITDIMRALLVALIPFLSELWMIYSVLFAVSLCSSFFKPASSAYTVQLVPKEKWLRYNSIASVLTTGALVIGPAIAGALVHFGSYHFAIWCNAVSFLLSACMLSFLPSLYDKQGVSSSHSSKIRLMINDWRIVGDFLRKQRSFLTTYILFQMIMTLAIALDSQEVVFTQTIIELSESQYSLLVSITGIGYLTGSLILAVMANKFPVPYLIGFASTLLSIGYGIYAFSHSFFSACIGFIILGFFSAFANTGFQTFFQQSIPSNKMGRVGATLGFFQSISLIVIILFASFLSEWLNVKEVVIGTSILIMLFAVTLNVLMFNYHNKKEINYKNAKQRELAR, translated from the coding sequence ATGAGGAAACTAAACAGCGAGTGGAAATTTCCCGCCCTATTGTTATCTGCGGTGGGTATTTCATATATTGGTGACTTTATCTACTTAGTTTCTTTAAATTTATTTATCTTTGCAAAAACGGAATCTGTTGCAGCAGTTGCTGGTTTATGGTTAATCGGCCCTCTAGCTGGAATCGTGACAAGCTTATGGTCAGGCAGCTTGATCGACCGTTTAAATAAAAAAACAATCATGATGATTACTGATATTATGCGAGCGCTACTTGTTGCATTAATACCCTTCTTATCAGAGTTGTGGATGATTTATAGTGTTCTTTTTGCCGTTAGTCTCTGCAGTTCATTCTTCAAGCCAGCATCATCAGCTTACACTGTTCAACTCGTCCCTAAAGAAAAATGGCTACGCTATAATTCAATAGCTTCTGTTCTAACAACTGGCGCGCTTGTTATCGGACCAGCTATCGCTGGGGCACTCGTCCACTTTGGTTCGTATCACTTTGCGATCTGGTGTAATGCTGTTTCCTTCCTTTTATCAGCATGCATGCTTTCTTTTCTACCAAGTTTATATGATAAACAAGGAGTTTCTTCTTCCCATTCTAGCAAAATAAGATTAATGATTAATGACTGGAGGATAGTAGGTGATTTTCTAAGAAAACAACGATCATTTTTAACTACATACATCCTTTTTCAAATGATCATGACTTTAGCCATAGCGCTAGATTCTCAAGAAGTCGTTTTCACACAAACTATTATTGAGCTTTCAGAAAGCCAATATAGTTTGCTTGTGAGTATAACCGGAATTGGCTATTTAACCGGATCTTTAATTCTCGCTGTAATGGCTAATAAATTTCCTGTTCCCTACCTTATTGGCTTCGCTTCCACGCTTCTTAGTATAGGGTATGGAATTTATGCCTTCTCTCATTCATTCTTTTCCGCATGTATAGGCTTCATTATTCTAGGTTTCTTTTCAGCATTTGCTAACACAGGATTCCAAACTTTTTTCCAACAAAGTATTCCGTCTAACAAAATGGGGAGAGTTGGAGCAACGTTAGGTTTTTTTCAAAGTATAAGTCTTATCGTTATCATCCTATTTGCTAGTTTCTTAAGTGAGTGGTTAAATGTTAAAGAAGTTGTCATCGGAACATCTATATTAATTATGTTGTTTGCCGTAACACTTAATGTGTTAATGTTCAATTATCATAATAAAAAAGAAATCAATTATAAAAATGCAAAACAAAGAGAGCTAGCACGATAA
- a CDS encoding ArsR/SmtB family transcription factor, which produces MTNSLSISADQQKLIANATRIQIIHLLKDEELTAKEVADKLGKTAGTVHYHIQLLFNGGILELVKEQKKGGIIEKYYRSKSTRFELIDEDNTKPSSISTNLLLDDEEKKQFLLELEQLFLRWESQVTNDSDSTKKEYKVFCTFQVNA; this is translated from the coding sequence ATGACTAATTCCCTTTCCATATCAGCAGATCAACAAAAGTTAATTGCGAATGCGACACGTATTCAAATTATCCACTTATTGAAGGATGAGGAATTAACGGCAAAAGAAGTTGCTGATAAACTGGGAAAAACGGCTGGAACTGTTCATTACCACATCCAACTTCTTTTTAACGGAGGCATTTTAGAACTTGTAAAAGAACAAAAGAAAGGCGGAATCATAGAAAAATACTACCGCTCTAAATCCACTCGTTTTGAATTAATTGACGAAGATAACACTAAACCCTCGTCTATTTCAACCAACCTTTTACTTGATGATGAAGAGAAGAAGCAGTTCCTACTAGAGTTAGAACAGCTTTTCCTTCGATGGGAAAGTCAAGTCACAAATGATAGCGATAGCACTAAAAAAGAATATAAGGTCTTTTGCACGTTTCAGGTGAATGCGTAA
- a CDS encoding M4 family metallopeptidase produces MTKKKWVAMGIAATLIAGAFGPSAMAATEQVKVKVSSDSGTPAFLAGKLSSKSNASAQTVLFDYVNSHKSIFKLGKTKAEDSFSILESTKEANGNTVLRLQQKYNGVPIWGYTQVAHINKNGELTVISGEVAPEMDKQSKLNSAKQISGKKAVTIATAALGLTPEFEKKPKAEKIVLMKDGKAHYAYLVNLNYLTPEPGNWNYFIDAQSGEILNRYNDMHEVTGTNTTGTGKGVLGDTKTLNLTLSSGKYYMQDNTRGNGIFTYDMKNRTFLPEFFLPGTLYSGTDNVFDSSYDQAVVDAHYFAGLTYDYYKNTHGRNSYDNRGAQIKSSVHFNKNYNNAFWNGSQMVYGDGDGTNFIAFSGGIDVVAHELTHAVTDTSSDLVYQNESGALNEAMSDIFGTLVEYYNGKNPDFEIGEDVYTPAVAGDALRSMSDPAKYQDPDHYSVRYTGTGDNGGVHINSGIINKAAYLLSEGGSHYGVSVTGIGRDKLGAIFYRMNTVYLTSSSNFSQARAAAVQSATDLYGASSQAVTSVNQAFNAVGIQ; encoded by the coding sequence ATGACAAAGAAGAAGTGGGTTGCAATGGGGATTGCGGCAACATTAATCGCAGGTGCGTTCGGACCATCAGCAATGGCTGCAACAGAACAAGTAAAGGTGAAAGTAAGTAGTGATTCAGGAACTCCTGCATTTCTAGCTGGTAAATTGTCTTCCAAATCAAATGCATCTGCACAAACGGTACTGTTTGATTATGTGAACAGTCATAAATCAATCTTTAAACTAGGAAAAACTAAAGCAGAAGACTCGTTCTCTATTTTAGAAAGTACGAAAGAAGCAAATGGGAATACGGTTCTAAGACTTCAGCAAAAATACAATGGTGTTCCTATTTGGGGTTATACCCAAGTGGCTCACATCAATAAAAACGGTGAACTTACCGTGATCTCCGGTGAAGTTGCTCCAGAAATGGACAAGCAATCGAAATTAAATAGCGCAAAGCAGATCAGTGGTAAAAAAGCAGTAACAATCGCAACTGCAGCACTTGGTCTAACACCGGAATTTGAGAAAAAGCCAAAAGCGGAAAAAATCGTACTGATGAAAGACGGCAAGGCGCATTATGCTTATCTTGTAAACTTAAACTATTTAACACCTGAGCCGGGGAACTGGAACTATTTTATTGATGCACAGTCAGGTGAAATCCTAAACCGTTATAATGACATGCACGAAGTAACTGGAACGAACACGACTGGAACAGGAAAAGGTGTACTAGGTGATACAAAAACACTGAACCTCACATTATCCAGTGGAAAGTATTATATGCAAGATAATACGCGTGGAAACGGGATCTTTACCTATGATATGAAGAACCGTACGTTCCTGCCTGAATTCTTCTTGCCGGGGACACTATACAGTGGAACAGACAATGTATTTGATAGCTCATACGATCAAGCAGTCGTTGATGCTCATTACTTTGCTGGTTTAACCTACGATTATTATAAAAATACACACGGACGTAATTCTTATGATAATAGAGGAGCACAAATTAAATCATCTGTTCACTTTAATAAAAACTACAATAATGCTTTTTGGAACGGTTCGCAAATGGTGTACGGCGACGGTGATGGCACGAACTTTATCGCCTTCTCTGGCGGCATTGATGTAGTTGCTCATGAACTGACGCATGCCGTAACAGATACGAGTTCAGATCTTGTCTACCAAAACGAGTCAGGTGCATTGAACGAAGCGATGTCTGATATCTTTGGGACACTAGTAGAGTATTATAACGGTAAAAATCCTGATTTTGAAATTGGTGAAGATGTTTACACACCTGCCGTAGCAGGAGATGCTCTTCGTTCGATGTCAGATCCGGCAAAGTACCAAGATCCTGATCACTATTCTGTTCGCTATACAGGAACTGGTGACAACGGAGGGGTTCATATCAATAGTGGAATCATCAATAAAGCAGCTTACCTCTTAAGTGAGGGTGGCAGTCATTACGGCGTGTCAGTTACCGGAATTGGACGAGACAAACTTGGGGCGATCTTCTATCGTATGAACACGGTATACTTAACGTCATCTTCAAACTTCAGTCAAGCGAGAGCAGCGGCAGTCCAGTCGGCAACAGATCTATATGGTGCCTCTTCACAAGCGGTAACATCGGTAAATCAGGCATTTAATGCAGTAGGCATTCAATAA